One stretch of Zingiber officinale cultivar Zhangliang chromosome 6B, Zo_v1.1, whole genome shotgun sequence DNA includes these proteins:
- the LOC121992378 gene encoding glutamic acid-rich protein-like — MSRCFPFSPTGYERKTNDHLDSQAEEKRKEKKRKKEKREGKDRYKEKKDQKETHKDYKKKDRKDRSSIRNGRPDKQSQSPDGNLLGENNHKPKQINHFKDFDWGIKDEQKVAANRKDDNFKFPAHKSIRSLAAATAMVKESVASHRTFPSSSEEINQSKFKVLDREIKDDSKTEENQKVRNFNIPVQKSVGTMDKKRSADHKAFPSSAVAPQRQIGSMERPADNFHNSTPRRNEGMVSKSEIQKEKNAMEKLVSMLISTRQRGNGGVSLLMENLDGSIHRRFKGSSPATSVEIDDCNNNKVAIISNNSVQRTINGMGHSANRLSVHKNVNSSFPVKIEDRANKDRMVARNDGMGGLVEKDANNGIQEGKSKNKEREACGKREEKYKNQDLDKKDKDKDKHKGKEKEKVKVKKDKEQKEPRDDRKKNQLDALRLKPLASQINNAKNNIIDENIKKRKEIEKNSFHNDTNFRPNKTQNTNFSTPLCEENGTLESSDIVFPRLKPEAIGNKLSLKAIDQEECIKNSITKTQSSSALSMYPVAAKTDMTKVGATPHPDCVYLDRLYTIPKVDGYPEYDDQEWVFSSCHDRKSNSKLQANANEVPQVWSETIKIESENVLALPYVVPF; from the exons ATGTCTCGCTGCTTCCCATTTTCTCCAACAGGATATGAAAGGAAGACAAATGACCACTTAGACTCACAAGCCGAG GAGAAACGCAAAGAGAAGAagcgaaagaaagaaaagagagaaggtAAAGATAGATACAAGGAGAAGAAAGATCAGAAAGAAACGCACAAAGACTACAAGAAAAAGGATAGGAAGGACAGAAGCAGTATACGAAATGGGAGGCCTGACAAACAAAGTCAGTCTCCTGATGGAAATTTGCTTGGAGAGAACAACCATAAGCCTAAGCAAATTAATCATTTTAAGGATTTTGACTGGGGGATCAAAGATGAACAGAAGGTGGCAGCAAACAGAAAGGATGATAACTTCAAATTTCCAGCTCATAAAAGCATCAGAAGCTTGGCCGCTGCGACTGCAATGGTTAAAGAAAGTGTTGCAAGTCATCGAACATTTCCATCCTCCAGTGAAGAAATTAATCAATCTAAGTTTAAGGTGTTGGACAGGGAGATCAAAGATGATAGCAAGACGGAAGAAAACCAAAAGGTCAGGAACTTCAACATTCCAGTTCAAAAAAGCGTTGGAACTATGGATAAAAAAAGGTCTGCAGATCATAAAGCATTTCCATCCTCCGCAGTTGCTCCACAAAGGCAGATTGGTAGCATGGAAAGACCGGCTGACAATTTCCATAATTCAACTCCAAGGAGAAATGAGGGGATGGTCTCTAAAAGTGAAATACAAAAGGAGAAAAATGCCATGGAGAAGTTGGTGTCCATGCTCATTAGTACCAGACAAAGAGGAAATGGGGGTGTATCATTACTGATGGAGAACTTGGACGGATCAATCCATAGAAGATTTAAAGGCTCATCCCCTGCAACTTCTGTGGAGATTGATGATTGCAATAATAACAAAGTTGCCATTATTTCCAATAATTCAGTGCAAAGAACGATCAATGGGATGGGCCATTCGGCAAACAGGCTCTCTGTTCATAAAAATGTCAACTCTAGCTTTCCTGTTAAGATAGAAGACAGAGCGAACAAGGACCGTATGGTTGCACGAAATGATGGAATGGGTGGACTTGTGGAGAAGGATGCAAATAATGGGATTCAGGAAGGGAAATCGAAGAACAAAGAGAGGGAAGCTTGTGGTAAGAGAGAAGAGAAATACAAGAACCAGGATCTTGATAAGAAGGACAAGGATAAAGACAAACATAAgggcaaagaaaaagaaaaggtgaAAGTGAAAAAAGATAAGGAACAAAAAGAGCCTAGAGATGACAGGAAAAAGAATCAATTAGATGCTCTCAGACTAAAACCTTTAGCCTCTCAGATAAATAATGCAAAGAACAACATCATTGATGAGAACatcaagaagaggaaagaaatagAGAAAAATAGCTTTCACAATG ACACTAATTTCCGGCCTAACAAGACTCAAAACACAAACTTCTCCACTCCCCTATGTGAAGAGAACGGCACACTAGAGTCATCTGATATTGTTTTTCCTCGATTAAAACCTGAAGCCATTGGCAACAAACTATCATTAAAAGCCATTGACCAAGAGGAATGCATCAAAAATAGCATCACGAAAACTCAGTCATCCTCAGCTCTGTCAATGTACCCAGTTGCTGCAAAGACTGACATGACTAAAGTTGGTGCAACTCCTCACCCAGATTGTGTATACCTCGATCGATTATACACAATTCCCAAAGTCGATGGATACCCTGAGTATGATGACCAGGAGTGGGTTTTTAGCAGCTGTCACGACCGAAAGTCAAATTCTAAGCTTCAGGCCAATGCTAATGAAGTTCCCCAGGTTTGGTCCGAGACAATAAAAATTGAGTCAGAGAATGTTCTCGCTTTGCCGTATGTGGTTCCTTTCTGA